GCGTACATGGCGACCGTCGAGGCGAACCTTCTGGACACGGTCACCCCGGATTTCTGGATGCCCGCTGCCGCCCTCGGCGCGGTCTTCCTCGGCCTGCACCTGGTCATCCGGTTCCTCGCCCCGTTCGCCGACCCGGCTCTGCTGCCGGCGGTGGCCCTGCTCAACGGTCTCGGAGTGGGCTTCCTGCGCCGGATCGACCTGGGCGAGGCCGCACCTGTCGACCGGGAGGACCTGGCGACCTTCGCCGGTATCGGCGGCCGGCAGCTCGCGTGGACGCTCGCCGCGGTGATCCTCGCCGCGGGCCTGCTCGCCATCATGCGTGACCACCGCTCGGTCTCCCGGTACGCGTACACCCTGGGGCTTGCCGGCATCGTGCTGGTGATGCTCCCGGCGGTGCTGCCCCGCAGCATCTCCGAGATCAACGGTGCCAAGCTGTGGATCCGGGTCGGCGGCTTCTCACTGCAGCCGGGTGAGTTCGCCAAGCTGGCGCTGCTTGTCTTCTTCGCCTACTACCTGGTGCGCAAGCGTGAGGTGCTCTCACTGGCCAGCCGGCGGTTCCTCGGCATCGACTTTCCACGTGGGCGGGACCTCGGTCCGGTGGTCGTGGTCTGGCTGATCAGCCTCCTGGTGCTGGTCTTCGAGAAGGACCTGGGCACCTCGCTGCTCTACTTCGGCATGTTCGTGGTGACGCTCTACATCGCCACCGAACGGGTCAGTTGGCTGCTGATCGGTCTGCTCCTCTTCTTCGGCGGCGCCTACCTGGCGTACGTCCTCGGCTCGACGGTCGGCGGACCGTTCGCCAACTTCTACCTGCGCGCGGAGATCTGGCTGGACCCGTTCGCCGACCCCACCGACAAGGGCTACCAGCTCGTCCAGGGGCTGCTGGCCCTCGGCACGGGAGGGCTCTTCGGCGCCGGGCCGGGCGGCGGTCAGCCGGACATCCTGCCCGAGGTGCAGAACGACTTCATCTTCGCCGGCATCGGCGAGGAGATCGGCCTGTTCGGTCTCTCCGCGCTGCTGGTGGTCTACCTGCTGATCGTGGAGCGGGGTCTGCGCGCCGCGCTCGCGGTCCGTGACTCGTTCGGCAAGCTGCTCGCCGGTGGTCTCGCCTTCACCCTGGGCCTGCAGGTCTTCGTGATCGTCGGCGGCATCAGCAAGCTCATCCCGCTGACCGGCCAGACCACCCCGTTCCTGTCCGCCGGTGGTTCGTCGCTGATGGCGAACTG
The DNA window shown above is from Micromonospora lupini and carries:
- a CDS encoding FtsW/RodA/SpoVE family cell cycle protein, with product MTVAATPAPSPATTGGESGVRLARSRRNAELSLLLLAMVLVAAYMATVEANLLDTVTPDFWMPAAALGAVFLGLHLVIRFLAPFADPALLPAVALLNGLGVGFLRRIDLGEAAPVDREDLATFAGIGGRQLAWTLAAVILAAGLLAIMRDHRSVSRYAYTLGLAGIVLVMLPAVLPRSISEINGAKLWIRVGGFSLQPGEFAKLALLVFFAYYLVRKREVLSLASRRFLGIDFPRGRDLGPVVVVWLISLLVLVFEKDLGTSLLYFGMFVVTLYIATERVSWLLIGLLLFFGGAYLAYVLGSTVGGPFANFYLRAEIWLDPFADPTDKGYQLVQGLLALGTGGLFGAGPGGGQPDILPEVQNDFIFAGIGEEIGLFGLSALLVVYLLIVERGLRAALAVRDSFGKLLAGGLAFTLGLQVFVIVGGISKLIPLTGQTTPFLSAGGSSLMANWLLIAVLLRVSDGARRPVTGSSGKASRPSGGPPEQLHGAPTEVIKP